A single Arachnia propionica DNA region contains:
- a CDS encoding ABC transporter ATP-binding protein: protein MSESVEQVGAPPVLEVEDLHKTYPGGTHAVKGVSFTINKGECLGVVGESGSGKSTLAKCLLTLEPASAGRATLEGEPLLQRRGKGLRDIRRRLQVVFQNPASSFNSRLTMYDSLLEPLRTRGFVSPSFVQPGTQRKVAEQLVDLVRLPVSCLDRKPHELSGGEKQRVAIARAISVEPTLLIFDEPTASLDVSIQARVLNLLQELKEELGLSSMFISHDLSAVQFMSERSIVLRGGEIVDRFGRDELFEDGRDQYTKDLIKLFEG from the coding sequence ATGAGCGAATCCGTCGAGCAGGTCGGGGCTCCCCCTGTCCTGGAGGTCGAGGACCTGCACAAGACCTATCCCGGCGGCACCCACGCCGTCAAAGGGGTTTCGTTCACGATCAACAAGGGTGAATGCCTCGGGGTCGTCGGGGAGAGCGGGTCGGGCAAATCGACGCTTGCCAAGTGCCTGCTGACTCTGGAACCGGCCTCCGCAGGCCGGGCGACGTTGGAGGGAGAACCCCTCCTCCAGCGTCGCGGCAAGGGGTTGCGTGACATCCGTCGCCGCCTCCAGGTGGTGTTCCAGAACCCGGCGAGCTCGTTCAACTCGCGGCTGACGATGTACGACTCCCTCCTGGAGCCGCTGCGCACCCGGGGATTCGTCTCTCCCAGTTTCGTGCAGCCGGGGACGCAACGGAAGGTCGCCGAACAGCTCGTCGACCTGGTGCGTCTGCCCGTCTCCTGCCTGGACCGCAAACCCCACGAACTCAGCGGGGGCGAGAAACAGCGGGTGGCGATCGCGCGGGCCATCAGCGTGGAGCCGACCCTCCTGATCTTCGACGAACCCACGGCCAGCCTCGACGTCTCCATCCAGGCCCGGGTGCTGAACCTGCTGCAGGAGTTGAAGGAGGAACTCGGCCTGTCGTCGATGTTCATCTCCCACGATCTCAGCGCGGTGCAGTTCATGAGCGAACGCTCCATCGTGCTGCGCGGCGGCGAGATCGTCGACCGGTTCGGTCGCGACGAACTCTTCGAGGATGGTCGCGACCAGTACACCAAGGACCTCATCAAGCTTTTCGAGGGCTGA
- a CDS encoding MFS transporter: MIGKLWPFALGSVALGLDAYVIAGLLPAIAGSLKASESSVGLGVAAFTGSYAIAGPILAGRAGQRSKQSLTIALAVFMLANVGTAVAPSIVTFLAARAIAGAAAGVYSPLSSAVAAGIVEPGRQGRALSLVLSGLAVGTVFGVPTGLIIAARWGWRATITLIAVIGGTALLGMGLKGGELPSVPASGPAERWRSIARRGNLLTITVTLLTAVASLGLYTYLTVVLGESDLVGNQTVAIWVWGIGGAIGALSIGPLIDRKNPLHTSLVILAVLTVALFGMTADHTTWLMLASLFIWGLCGWASVAPQQHILLAANPSDGATAVAANASANYLGAAMGSVLGSGLIALRVSPHLLPVAACAVALTAFLGQLARTQMTPSPPRG, translated from the coding sequence ATGATCGGCAAGCTGTGGCCCTTTGCCCTGGGAAGCGTCGCCCTGGGACTGGATGCATACGTCATCGCCGGTCTTCTCCCAGCCATCGCCGGGTCGTTGAAGGCCAGCGAATCGAGCGTCGGACTGGGAGTCGCCGCCTTCACCGGAAGCTACGCCATCGCGGGTCCGATCCTCGCGGGTCGAGCCGGACAACGGTCCAAGCAGAGCCTGACGATAGCCTTGGCGGTCTTCATGTTGGCGAACGTCGGCACAGCTGTGGCGCCCAGCATCGTGACATTCCTTGCGGCGCGGGCCATCGCAGGCGCGGCCGCCGGTGTTTACTCACCGCTGTCCTCAGCCGTGGCCGCAGGAATCGTCGAACCCGGCCGGCAAGGACGTGCTCTCTCGCTCGTACTGTCCGGGCTGGCCGTGGGAACCGTGTTCGGTGTTCCAACCGGGTTGATCATCGCCGCTCGTTGGGGATGGCGTGCCACCATCACGCTCATCGCCGTCATAGGTGGAACAGCCCTGCTCGGCATGGGGCTCAAAGGCGGTGAGTTGCCGTCCGTTCCGGCATCCGGCCCTGCCGAACGGTGGCGCTCAATCGCCCGCAGGGGAAACCTCCTGACCATCACGGTGACTCTGCTGACGGCAGTGGCATCACTCGGTCTGTACACCTATCTGACGGTGGTGCTCGGCGAATCCGACCTCGTGGGGAATCAGACGGTCGCAATCTGGGTCTGGGGCATCGGCGGCGCCATCGGAGCGTTGAGCATCGGTCCCTTGATCGACAGGAAGAACCCATTGCACACCAGCTTGGTGATCCTGGCTGTCCTGACCGTCGCGCTGTTCGGCATGACCGCCGATCACACCACATGGCTGATGTTGGCGAGCCTGTTTATCTGGGGTCTGTGCGGTTGGGCCTCGGTGGCACCGCAACAGCACATCCTGCTCGCCGCCAACCCGAGCGACGGGGCAACAGCCGTGGCGGCCAACGCTTCAGCCAACTACCTGGGGGCAGCCATGGGATCGGTTCTCGGATCGGGTCTGATTGCTCTCCGGGTATCGCCACACCTGCTCCCAGTGGCCGCTTGCGCCGTTGCGCTGACCGCTTTCCTGGGGCAGCTGGCACGGACGCAGATGACCCCTAGTCCTCCGCGAGGGTGA
- the nikC gene encoding nickel transporter permease has translation MSTGKRIVMIAVAVFLVLLIIGPWIAPQDPNLTATADRLQGPSAAHWFGTDDLGRDVFSRILTGGLTTVGLSALALGISILIGVPLGLLSGYLGGRTDWTLMRAVDIFLALPEYIVAMIIAGLMGQGFGNLLLAILIIKWVGYTRLARSVVMQEKAKDYLMVSTISGASTLSIMRRHLLPHIVGPVMALATVDIGKVILLVASLSYLGLGVQLPSAEWGAMLNEAQTFFTQAPHLMLAPGLAIFLVVCAANWLGDQLQSLYAISGERKEETGVAA, from the coding sequence ATGAGCACCGGAAAACGAATCGTCATGATCGCGGTCGCGGTCTTCCTGGTGCTGCTGATCATCGGCCCCTGGATCGCGCCGCAGGACCCCAACCTGACCGCGACGGCCGACAGGCTCCAGGGACCGAGTGCCGCCCACTGGTTCGGGACCGACGACCTGGGCCGCGACGTGTTCTCCCGCATCCTGACCGGCGGGCTCACCACGGTGGGGCTCAGCGCGCTGGCGCTGGGGATCTCCATCCTGATCGGGGTTCCGCTTGGTTTGCTTTCCGGATACCTGGGTGGGCGGACCGACTGGACCCTGATGCGGGCCGTCGACATCTTCCTGGCCCTGCCGGAGTACATCGTCGCCATGATCATTGCGGGCCTGATGGGCCAGGGATTCGGGAACCTGCTGCTGGCCATCCTCATCATCAAGTGGGTGGGTTACACCCGCCTGGCCAGGAGCGTCGTCATGCAGGAAAAAGCGAAGGACTACCTGATGGTCTCCACCATCAGCGGGGCCTCCACCCTCTCGATCATGCGACGTCACCTGCTGCCGCACATCGTCGGCCCAGTCATGGCCCTGGCGACGGTGGACATCGGCAAGGTGATCCTGCTCGTGGCATCGCTGTCCTACCTGGGGTTGGGTGTGCAGCTTCCCTCCGCCGAGTGGGGGGCCATGCTCAACGAGGCCCAGACGTTCTTCACCCAGGCCCCGCACCTCATGCTGGCGCCCGGCCTGGCGATCTTCCTGGTGGTGTGCGCCGCGAACTGGCTCGGAGATCAGCTGCAGAGTCTCTACGCCATTTCCGGGGAACGGAAGGAGGAGACCGGTGTCGCTGCTTAG
- a CDS encoding DUF3566 domain-containing protein, whose protein sequence is MSFGPKSLPETEGGKPATTGAGEGGSSTPRLDAAAKNQPGQALAVPGRNTKQVNRAGGKPSQPEKPQQGGKKPAVGAKAAPQALPGPVGEKRPGAANPKQPNQPKQPNQPNQRTPRPMPQQVRAALPGTQPGKPAGAQKAAGATAGAAAAGAAKVAGDTAKATPWAATPTAGKPGKTTKDKSHKPEGTLSKVGEARRTRKARLRISRVDPWSVMKTTFLFSIAFGIMLVVIVAVLWAIVAGSGALQSINSTMTQLLGDSGSQFNVEDYINAGRVIGFAAVLAALDVVIITAVSTLLAFLYNLAAAVIGGLEVTLAED, encoded by the coding sequence GTGAGTTTCGGACCCAAGTCGCTGCCGGAGACCGAAGGTGGGAAGCCCGCCACGACGGGTGCGGGAGAGGGCGGTTCCTCAACCCCGCGTCTCGACGCTGCGGCGAAGAACCAACCAGGTCAGGCGCTTGCGGTGCCGGGAAGGAACACCAAGCAGGTGAACCGGGCCGGCGGGAAACCTTCCCAGCCCGAGAAACCCCAGCAGGGCGGCAAGAAACCTGCGGTCGGGGCCAAGGCCGCCCCCCAGGCTCTTCCCGGTCCGGTTGGTGAAAAGAGACCGGGTGCCGCGAACCCCAAGCAGCCAAACCAGCCCAAACAGCCAAACCAGCCCAACCAGAGGACCCCACGTCCGATGCCGCAGCAGGTCAGGGCCGCCCTTCCCGGAACCCAACCCGGGAAACCGGCGGGCGCCCAGAAGGCAGCCGGCGCCACCGCTGGAGCGGCCGCCGCAGGGGCGGCCAAAGTGGCGGGAGACACCGCCAAGGCCACCCCCTGGGCGGCCACCCCCACCGCCGGCAAGCCGGGTAAAACCACCAAGGACAAGTCCCACAAACCCGAGGGAACGCTGTCGAAGGTCGGGGAGGCCCGCCGCACCCGCAAGGCCAGGCTGCGCATCTCCCGCGTAGACCCCTGGTCGGTGATGAAGACCACATTCCTGTTCTCCATAGCCTTCGGGATCATGCTGGTGGTCATCGTCGCCGTGCTGTGGGCCATCGTTGCGGGTTCCGGAGCACTCCAGTCCATCAACTCGACCATGACCCAGCTGCTCGGTGACTCCGGAAGCCAGTTCAACGTCGAGGACTACATCAATGCCGGACGGGTCATCGGATTCGCCGCGGTCCTGGCGGCCTTGGATGTCGTCATCATCACCGCGGTATCGACGCTGCTCGCCTTCCTGTACAACTTGGCGGCGGCCGTCATCGGTGGACTGGAGGTCACCCTCGCGGAGGACTAG
- a CDS encoding ABC transporter ATP-binding protein — MSLLRIDELRVTTRTRELVHGIDLRIETGEWLAVVGESGSGKSLTAFSIANLLPRGLRRRAKVMRFGDKDLLAVSKEEMRQLRGNDIAYVFQDYQAAFSPYYRIGRQLDEVMRSHTDWDEKRRGKRAAAVLEQLQLPAELLKRYPFQVSGGQLQRAALAAAILLKPKLIIADEPTTALDAVNASLVLDQIAEIQKREGCAVLFITHNLRVLSRFADRMVIMQGGEIKERGATKEIFESPKEQITRNLIAAIPPLRNIPSRLPVFTEGAAS; from the coding sequence GTGTCGCTGCTTAGGATCGACGAACTGCGCGTCACGACCCGCACCAGGGAGCTGGTGCACGGCATCGACCTGCGCATCGAGACCGGCGAGTGGCTGGCCGTCGTCGGGGAGAGCGGGTCGGGCAAGTCCCTGACGGCCTTCTCCATCGCCAACCTGCTGCCGCGCGGGCTGAGACGTCGCGCCAAGGTCATGCGCTTCGGCGACAAGGACCTGCTGGCCGTTTCGAAGGAGGAGATGCGGCAGCTGCGCGGCAACGACATCGCCTACGTCTTCCAGGACTACCAGGCGGCGTTCTCGCCGTACTACCGGATCGGACGGCAGCTCGACGAGGTGATGCGCAGCCACACTGACTGGGACGAGAAGCGCCGGGGGAAACGGGCCGCCGCGGTCCTCGAGCAGTTGCAGCTGCCCGCCGAACTGCTGAAGCGCTACCCGTTCCAGGTCAGCGGCGGGCAGTTGCAGCGCGCCGCCCTCGCGGCCGCGATCCTGCTGAAACCCAAACTGATCATCGCCGACGAACCCACCACGGCCCTCGACGCGGTCAACGCGTCGCTGGTGCTCGACCAGATCGCGGAGATCCAGAAACGGGAGGGCTGCGCGGTGCTGTTCATCACCCACAACCTGCGGGTGCTGAGCCGGTTCGCCGACCGGATGGTGATCATGCAGGGCGGCGAGATCAAGGAACGGGGCGCCACGAAGGAGATCTTCGAGTCCCCGAAGGAGCAGATCACCCGCAACCTGATCGCCGCCATCCCGCCGCTTCGCAACATCCCGTCCCGGTTGCCCGTCTTCACGGAAGGAGCCGCCTCATGA
- a CDS encoding DUF4190 domain-containing protein: MCVGSAIAGVIALLFPLFGVTGVIAIVCGVKGRSSADETGAGGRGLATLGIVLGFLSLLRLILGFLTLASMMR; this comes from the coding sequence ATGTGTGTGGGCAGCGCCATCGCGGGGGTCATCGCCCTCCTGTTCCCGTTGTTTGGCGTCACCGGTGTCATCGCGATCGTGTGCGGGGTCAAGGGCAGGTCGAGCGCTGATGAAACCGGAGCGGGTGGTCGCGGTCTCGCGACCCTCGGGATAGTTCTGGGGTTCCTGTCGTTGCTGCGGTTGATACTGGGGTTCCTGACCTTGGCCAGCATGATGAGGTGA
- a CDS encoding ArsR/SmtB family transcription factor, which produces MQESLHNLLENHVTPRIYQHPDTEEISLPRVLAALSDPTRLEMIRRLADGQEHDSLELADNLPRSTLTYHTRILREAGVTWSRNVGRSCLIALRREDLDARFPGVIPAVVENISTPPGQS; this is translated from the coding sequence ATGCAGGAATCACTGCACAATCTATTGGAGAACCACGTGACCCCTCGCATTTACCAACACCCGGACACTGAGGAGATCAGCTTGCCCCGCGTGCTGGCGGCACTGAGTGACCCCACCCGGCTGGAGATGATCCGCCGGCTCGCCGACGGCCAAGAACACGACAGCCTCGAACTCGCGGACAATCTCCCGAGATCGACACTGACCTACCACACGCGGATACTGCGCGAGGCGGGAGTCACATGGTCCCGGAACGTGGGTCGAAGCTGCCTGATCGCACTGCGGAGAGAAGACCTGGATGCACGTTTCCCAGGAGTGATACCAGCCGTTGTCGAGAACATCTCAACCCCTCCAGGGCAGTCATGA
- the gyrA gene encoding DNA gyrase subunit A, translated as MADETERPEGVDEQLEAEAQGLSMMQGHTTPVDLQVEIQKSYLDYAMSVIVGRALPDVRDGLKPVHRRVLYAMWDGGYRPDRGWNKCSRVVGEVMGLYHPHGDSAIYDALVRLAQPWAMRYPLVAGQGNFGSQGNDKAAAMRYTECKMAPLAVEMVRDIEQDTVDFKPNYDNRDSEPTVLPSRFPNLLVNGSTGIAVGMATNIPTHNLREVNDAVQWALTHPEATREELLEAAMARIQGPDFPGGGLIVGRRGIEDAYRTGRGSVIMRAVMELEEDSSGRQRIAITQLPYMCNPDNLATKIAELVNSGRLTGISDIRDDTSARTGLRLVIVLKRDAQPRVVMNNLYKHTALQDTFGCNMLALVDDVPRTLRLDQFIAQWVKHQIEVIRRRTAFQLADAEKRAHLDRGLVKALNMLDEVIALIRASRTAEEASRGLQELLDIDELQARFILDQQLRRLASMEIQKIIDRLAEIERLIADLKDILASDERQRAIIGAELQEITDKYGDERRTRIVAADGDFSEEDFIADEDVVVTITHGGYAKRTRADQYRVQKRGGKGVRGATLRADDEVAHLFKATNHEWLLFFTNLGRVYRAKVWQLPEAGRDAKGGHVAGLLSFLPDEHIAQVLTLRSYDDAPYLLLATRRGFVKKTALSSYDSPRQAGVIAINFREEGDELIGASLCSSIDDVLLISRKGQAIRFQASDDQLRPMGRATSGVTGMRFRDGDELLSMAVLGGDDDLDGRFVFTVTDGGFAKRTTVGEYRQQGRGGLGIKAMRLSDGRGSLVGGLIVGDGDEVISIKQSGQVVRSAVADVPVKGRDTMGVKFVGVRGDDAVAAIALYPEAAAELPDTDAETTAEPGTVNQTAVETAEEAEEGNGDE; from the coding sequence GTGGCTGACGAGACCGAACGCCCCGAGGGCGTCGACGAACAGCTCGAGGCCGAGGCGCAGGGCCTCTCCATGATGCAGGGGCACACCACCCCCGTCGATCTCCAGGTGGAGATCCAGAAGTCCTACCTCGACTACGCCATGTCCGTGATCGTCGGGCGCGCCCTCCCGGACGTGCGCGACGGCCTGAAACCCGTGCACCGCCGCGTCCTGTACGCCATGTGGGACGGCGGATACCGCCCCGACCGCGGCTGGAACAAGTGTTCCCGCGTGGTCGGTGAGGTGATGGGCCTCTACCACCCCCACGGCGACAGCGCCATCTACGACGCCCTGGTGCGCCTGGCGCAGCCGTGGGCGATGCGGTATCCCCTCGTCGCCGGGCAGGGCAACTTCGGTTCCCAGGGCAACGACAAGGCCGCCGCGATGCGCTACACCGAGTGCAAGATGGCTCCGCTGGCCGTCGAGATGGTCCGTGACATCGAACAGGACACCGTCGACTTCAAACCCAACTACGACAACCGCGACTCCGAACCGACGGTGCTGCCGTCACGGTTCCCGAACCTCCTCGTCAACGGATCCACGGGCATCGCGGTGGGCATGGCCACCAACATTCCCACCCACAACCTGCGCGAGGTCAACGACGCCGTCCAGTGGGCGCTGACCCACCCCGAGGCCACCAGGGAGGAACTCCTCGAGGCAGCGATGGCTCGCATCCAGGGTCCCGACTTCCCCGGCGGCGGGCTGATCGTCGGGCGGCGCGGCATCGAGGACGCCTACCGCACGGGACGCGGATCGGTGATCATGCGGGCCGTCATGGAGCTGGAGGAGGACTCCTCCGGGCGCCAGCGCATCGCGATCACGCAGCTGCCTTACATGTGCAACCCCGACAACCTGGCGACCAAGATCGCGGAGCTGGTGAACTCGGGACGCCTCACCGGCATCTCCGACATCCGCGACGACACCTCCGCCCGCACCGGCCTGCGCCTGGTGATCGTGCTGAAACGCGACGCCCAGCCGCGGGTCGTGATGAACAACCTGTACAAGCACACCGCGCTGCAGGACACCTTCGGCTGCAACATGCTGGCGCTCGTCGACGACGTGCCCCGCACCCTGCGGCTCGACCAGTTCATCGCGCAGTGGGTCAAACACCAGATCGAGGTCATCCGCCGCCGCACCGCCTTCCAGCTCGCCGACGCCGAGAAACGCGCCCACCTGGATCGCGGCCTGGTCAAGGCCCTCAACATGCTCGACGAGGTCATCGCGCTGATCCGGGCCTCCCGCACCGCCGAGGAGGCCTCGCGGGGCCTCCAGGAGCTCCTCGACATCGACGAACTCCAGGCCCGTTTCATCCTCGACCAGCAGCTGCGGCGGCTGGCGTCGATGGAGATCCAGAAGATCATCGACCGGCTGGCCGAGATCGAAAGGCTCATCGCCGACCTCAAGGACATTCTTGCCTCCGACGAACGCCAGCGCGCCATCATCGGCGCCGAGCTGCAGGAGATCACCGACAAGTACGGCGACGAGCGGCGCACCCGCATCGTCGCGGCCGACGGGGACTTCTCCGAGGAGGACTTCATCGCCGACGAGGACGTCGTGGTCACCATCACCCACGGCGGCTACGCCAAACGCACCCGAGCCGACCAGTACCGGGTGCAGAAACGCGGCGGCAAGGGAGTTCGCGGCGCCACCCTGCGTGCCGACGACGAGGTGGCGCACCTGTTCAAGGCCACCAACCACGAATGGCTGTTGTTCTTCACCAACCTGGGTCGGGTGTACCGGGCGAAGGTTTGGCAGCTGCCCGAGGCGGGCCGCGACGCGAAGGGCGGGCACGTCGCCGGGCTGCTCAGTTTCTTGCCGGACGAGCACATCGCGCAGGTGCTGACCCTGCGTTCCTACGACGATGCCCCCTACCTGCTGCTGGCCACCCGCAGAGGTTTCGTCAAGAAGACCGCGCTCAGCTCCTACGACTCGCCACGCCAGGCGGGTGTGATCGCCATCAACTTCCGTGAGGAGGGTGACGAGCTGATCGGGGCGTCGCTGTGCTCGTCCATCGACGACGTGCTGCTGATCTCCCGCAAGGGCCAGGCCATCCGTTTCCAGGCCTCCGACGACCAGCTGCGTCCCATGGGCCGCGCCACCTCCGGGGTGACCGGGATGCGGTTCCGGGACGGCGACGAGCTGCTGTCCATGGCGGTGCTGGGCGGTGACGACGACCTCGACGGCCGGTTCGTGTTCACCGTCACCGACGGGGGTTTCGCGAAACGCACCACCGTCGGCGAGTACCGTCAGCAGGGCCGCGGCGGCCTCGGAATCAAGGCGATGCGCCTGTCCGACGGCCGCGGATCCCTGGTCGGTGGATTGATCGTGGGCGACGGCGACGAGGTGATCTCGATCAAACAATCGGGGCAGGTCGTCCGTTCGGCCGTCGCCGATGTTCCCGTCAAGGGGCGCGACACCATGGGAGTCAAATTCGTCGGTGTCAGGGGTGACGACGCCGTGGCGGCGATCGCCCTCTACCCGGAGGCCGCCGCGGAACTCCCCGATACGGATGCGGAAACGACTGCGGAACCGGGTACGGTGAACCAGACAGCAGTCGAGACGGCCGAGGAGGCCGAGGAGGGAAACGGCGATGAGTGA
- a CDS encoding ABC transporter permease, which produces MIRLVEVAVFVLLLTVVSFLVVKLAPGDETRSLLRMDTIEVTQSDIEALRKERGLDAPIWEQYSAYLMNLLRLNFGTSSMTGKPVIEGIANAFPSTLILAGWSLVAAFIIAGLLGTLAARNVGKWPDHLAQGITLISSSMPTFWLGLLLLNVFAIGLKLLPSQATRPGGLVMPIICMTIAIVPPYVKVFRNSLVDAQEADFVRASRSRGLRESTVFGKHVLRASLIPLVTIMGMSLGGLLGGTVVVEKIFAIQGIGMLVLDSLTKRDYPTIQAFILLIGIVVFLINGLVDLSYRWLDPAIALKGRKA; this is translated from the coding sequence TTGATCAGACTGGTCGAGGTCGCGGTCTTCGTCCTGTTGCTGACGGTGGTCAGTTTCCTGGTGGTGAAGCTCGCGCCCGGTGACGAGACCCGCTCGCTGCTGCGGATGGACACCATCGAGGTCACCCAGAGTGACATCGAGGCCCTCCGGAAGGAACGCGGCCTGGACGCGCCCATCTGGGAGCAGTACTCCGCCTACCTGATGAACCTGCTGAGGCTGAACTTCGGCACCTCCTCGATGACCGGGAAACCGGTCATCGAGGGGATCGCCAACGCTTTCCCCAGCACGCTCATCCTGGCCGGGTGGTCCCTGGTGGCCGCCTTCATCATCGCCGGCCTGCTGGGCACCCTGGCTGCCCGCAACGTCGGGAAATGGCCGGACCACCTGGCCCAGGGAATCACCCTGATCTCCTCCTCCATGCCGACTTTCTGGCTGGGCCTGCTGCTGCTGAACGTGTTCGCGATCGGCCTCAAGTTGCTGCCCTCCCAGGCGACGAGACCCGGTGGCCTGGTGATGCCCATCATCTGCATGACCATCGCCATCGTGCCGCCCTACGTGAAGGTGTTCCGCAACAGCCTCGTCGACGCGCAGGAGGCGGACTTCGTCCGGGCGTCGCGTTCGCGGGGCCTGCGCGAGTCGACGGTCTTCGGAAAACACGTGCTTCGGGCCAGCCTCATCCCCCTGGTCACCATCATGGGCATGAGCCTCGGTGGTCTCCTCGGGGGCACAGTGGTGGTGGAGAAGATCTTCGCCATCCAGGGCATCGGCATGCTGGTGCTCGACTCCCTGACCAAACGTGACTACCCCACGATCCAGGCCTTCATCCTGCTGATCGGCATCGTGGTCTTCCTCATCAACGGGCTGGTGGACCTGTCCTACCGCTGGCTGGATCCCGCCATCGCACTCAAGGGGAGGAAGGCATGA
- a CDS encoding ABC transporter substrate-binding protein: MLKRPATWLAAVLTAVTLLFSACGLPSNQASTEGKTLRLITVLAAKSTDAHQNETAFIFNSGTVETLVGVDPQTLQIRPWLAEKWETTDAQNWTFTLRKGVKFHNGTEMTAEKVKASLENSIAVNPGIKKALRVQSIEATDQYTLKIVTETVYPALPSSLVHYNSVIVDTSAKDSKFPIGTGAFKFESFDINGEAVLVRNDNYYDGKAKLDRVVMTANSDANGRRSALQAGDADVIYRPSLDSLSALQADSTLQVDSRPGTRVYHMLYNYSGSNAALWGNEEFRKGIDALVDRESIVKDVMGGQAQVAYDVFPGDYPISPKVAAHPFSTEEALKHFEAAGLQVSDGKVTRDGQPLTLKLVTYDARPELPKIAQVVQDQARKIGIDMQIVKADNIDEYLPQNDWDLATYSLLTITRGDGSFFLNSSFGEGAAQNHGKLADPELLAKLEKYNTEADTTARTTLAKEIAQYIDTKYYNSYITAPYETSASKKTVTGWATPGNEFEFQMITKDLDIS; encoded by the coding sequence ATGCTCAAACGACCCGCCACGTGGCTGGCTGCGGTACTGACCGCCGTCACCCTGCTGTTCAGCGCCTGTGGTCTTCCCTCGAACCAGGCGTCCACGGAGGGCAAGACCCTGAGGCTCATCACCGTCCTCGCCGCCAAGAGCACCGACGCCCATCAGAACGAGACCGCCTTCATATTCAACTCCGGAACGGTCGAGACCCTCGTGGGCGTCGATCCCCAGACCCTGCAGATCCGCCCCTGGCTGGCCGAGAAGTGGGAGACCACCGATGCCCAGAACTGGACCTTCACCCTCCGCAAGGGTGTCAAGTTCCACAACGGCACCGAGATGACCGCTGAGAAGGTCAAGGCCAGCCTCGAGAACTCAATAGCCGTCAACCCCGGCATTAAGAAGGCGCTGCGGGTACAGTCCATCGAGGCGACGGACCAGTACACGCTGAAGATCGTCACCGAAACCGTCTACCCGGCCCTGCCGTCCAGCTTGGTGCACTACAACTCGGTTATCGTCGACACCTCCGCCAAGGATTCCAAGTTCCCCATCGGGACGGGCGCGTTCAAGTTCGAGAGCTTCGACATCAACGGTGAGGCCGTGCTGGTGCGCAACGACAACTACTACGACGGCAAGGCGAAGCTCGACCGCGTGGTCATGACCGCCAACAGCGACGCCAACGGCCGCAGGTCGGCCCTCCAGGCCGGGGACGCCGACGTCATCTACCGTCCCTCCCTGGACTCCCTGAGCGCCCTCCAGGCCGACTCCACGCTCCAGGTCGACAGCAGGCCCGGCACCCGCGTCTACCACATGCTCTACAACTACTCCGGTTCCAATGCCGCGCTCTGGGGCAACGAGGAGTTCCGCAAGGGCATCGACGCTCTGGTGGATCGTGAATCCATTGTCAAGGATGTCATGGGCGGCCAGGCCCAGGTGGCCTACGACGTCTTCCCCGGCGACTACCCGATCTCGCCGAAGGTGGCGGCCCACCCGTTCAGCACCGAGGAGGCCCTCAAACACTTCGAGGCCGCCGGACTCCAGGTCAGCGACGGCAAGGTGACCCGCGACGGCCAGCCGCTCACCCTCAAACTCGTCACCTACGACGCCCGCCCCGAACTGCCGAAGATCGCGCAGGTCGTCCAGGACCAGGCCCGCAAGATCGGCATCGACATGCAGATCGTCAAGGCCGACAACATCGACGAGTACCTCCCGCAGAACGACTGGGACCTCGCGACCTACTCGCTGCTGACCATCACCCGCGGTGACGGTTCCTTCTTCCTCAACAGCTCCTTCGGTGAGGGAGCGGCCCAGAACCACGGCAAACTCGCCGATCCCGAGCTGCTGGCCAAGCTGGAGAAGTACAACACCGAGGCCGACACCACCGCCCGCACCACGCTGGCCAAGGAGATCGCCCAGTACATCGACACCAAGTACTACAACTCCTACATCACCGCCCCCTACGAGACCAGCGCCAGCAAGAAGACCGTGACCGGCTGGGCGACCCCCGGCAACGAGTTCGAGTTCCAGATGATCACCAAGGACCTGGACATCTCCTGA